The region AATTGTTTACGGATATTGGTGCGATTTCAGGATAAAGTTCAGCCTTAATCACATCACCGTTTTCCATTTCAAATGTAACAATAGGATTTTTTTCTGCCATGATATTCTCCTTTTAATTTCTTATCAAAGTTCTTCGCTATTATATCATATCTGAGTCGATTCCTCAACCATATAGTTACAGGGTTACCAAGGCTTTCACCTCTATACATAGCAATCCTCAAGTTATGTATATGTAAGAATTGAGAGTTAAAGCATTTCATGAATGTTCCAGTCATTCATGATGAGACATGTCAAGAATATAATGTATCAAAATGATACAAACACATCGTAAAAGTGCACTAATCGTACACTGAAAATTATCGAATAGGTAAATATATATAAATATATTAAACAAAAAAACTATAAATAGGTCAAATTGCACAAATTTATATTGAAATCCATTCTGTTTTAGTATATTATTAGTGTATCAAGTTGGTACAGTGATAACTGAATAAAACAATTAGACAGAAAAGATAAGGAAAAGGTGAGAACACATGTACAAAAAAATGATTGATATTCTAAAAGCCGAACTTGTTCCTGCTTTAGGGTGTACAGAACCGATAGCAATAGCACTTGCCTCAGCAAAAGCCAGAGAGGTGCTTGGTGAGATGCCAGACGAACTTACTGTGGAATGCAGTTCTAATATAATCAAAAATGCCAAGAGTGTAGTCGTCCCTATGACAAAAAACCTAAAAGGCATTGAAGCAGCTGCTATCGTTGGTTTGATTGGCGGTGATGCAAACAAAAAACTGGAAGTGCTAACTACGGTAACAGAAGAGGATTTAGAAGAAACGAAACGTCTTTTAGCAACTGGATTTTGTCAAACAAAATTTCTTCAAACGACAGAGAAATTGCATATTATAGTACGTATGAAAAAAGGGGAGAACTCCTCTTTGGTTGAATTAGTAAAAACACATACAGGGATAGCTCGCATTGAAAAAGATGGCGTTGTTACCTTTGAAGAAGAAATTGAAGACTGCGATGATAGTACTGTGGATTACAGTGTCTTAAGTGTAGCGAGTATCTTAGACTTTGCTAATCAGGTAGATATAGAAGAAGTAAGACCAATCTTAGAAAGACAAATCGAATATAACACAAAGATTGCAAAAGAAGGTCTTCGTAATACATATGGTGTCAATGTTGGCTCAACATTATTGGATGTTTACGGTGATGATGTAAAAATCAGAGCAAAGGCGATGCCGGCAGCAGGATCAGATGCAAGAATGAATGGATGTGAACTTCCTGTAATCATCAATTCAGGTAGTGGTAATCAGGGAATGACAGTATCTCTTCCAGTCATTGAATTTGGAAAGATGTTAGATGTAGAGGATGAAAAAATTCTAAGGGCCCTTATAATCAGTAATCTGATTGCAATATACCAAAAATCTGAAATTGGAAGATTATCAGCTTATTGTGGGGCGGTAAGCGCAGCTGCAGGAGCAGGTGCAGGAATTACCTATCTATACGGTGGAAACGAAGAACAAATTAACCAGACTATCATCAATACGCTAGCAAATGTATCAGGAATAGTTTGTGATGGGGCAAAGTCCTCCTGTGCAGCTAAGATTGCGTCTGCAGTAGATGCAGCAATTGTTGCTACAATGATAAGTCTAAAGGGGAAAGGCTTTCTATCTGGCGATGGTATTGTAAAGGATACGATTCAAAAGACGATTGACGGAGTGGTAACTTTAGCAAAGGAGGGAATGCAGGAGACGGACGAAGTAATAGTAAAAATAATGTTAAACTAAGAAGCACAAAGAAAACTAAAA is a window of Lachnoclostridium phytofermentans ISDg DNA encoding:
- a CDS encoding L-cysteine desulfidase family protein; its protein translation is MYKKMIDILKAELVPALGCTEPIAIALASAKAREVLGEMPDELTVECSSNIIKNAKSVVVPMTKNLKGIEAAAIVGLIGGDANKKLEVLTTVTEEDLEETKRLLATGFCQTKFLQTTEKLHIIVRMKKGENSSLVELVKTHTGIARIEKDGVVTFEEEIEDCDDSTVDYSVLSVASILDFANQVDIEEVRPILERQIEYNTKIAKEGLRNTYGVNVGSTLLDVYGDDVKIRAKAMPAAGSDARMNGCELPVIINSGSGNQGMTVSLPVIEFGKMLDVEDEKILRALIISNLIAIYQKSEIGRLSAYCGAVSAAAGAGAGITYLYGGNEEQINQTIINTLANVSGIVCDGAKSSCAAKIASAVDAAIVATMISLKGKGFLSGDGIVKDTIQKTIDGVVTLAKEGMQETDEVIVKIMLN